A DNA window from Solanum lycopersicum chromosome 3, SLM_r2.1 contains the following coding sequences:
- the LOC101244929 gene encoding uncharacterized protein encodes MPSGSKKRKSSKKKKKLGGNNNNNNNNVLQVSSSPIAVNSHSHGEEDLKHGGNKETDGGDVSYLASQDHQFNDKEGTREKQLEIPHSESSIDNNKSNALEKRSNEVNKVAMVEGGIIQVERELKLEDESMRNNINIERVEPAKFPREGGLRRRSSSSGKPSMSEDIVQAATSASDIDNEAFGSSEKENEKRELGVMDEKTRKLNVVADTGLEKRDYKAVATSNAKPFKAVKDDDKLEISYNVPVVDASVRANNMEGSTHEHQPLVALDRRPVQTTSWKSCCGLFEVFAGSNK; translated from the exons atgcCATCAGGTTCCAAAAAGAGAAAATCttccaagaaaaaaaagaaattaggaggaaataataataataataataataatgttctACAAGTATCAAGCTCACCTATTGCTGTTAATTCTCACTCTCATG GTGAAGAGGATTTGAAACACGGTGGTAATAAAGAGACCGATGGCGGGGATGTAAGTTACTTGGCTTCTCAAGATCACCAGTTCAATGATAAAGAGGGAACTAGGGAGAAGCAATTGGAAATTCCACATAGTGAGTCGTCGATTGATAATAACAAATCAAATGCATTGGAAAAAAGAAGTAATGAAGTGAATAAAGTAGCAATGGTAGAGGGAGGTATCATTCAGGTCGAAAGAGAATTGAAGCTTGAGGATGAATCTATGAGAAATAACATTAACATTGAGCGTGTTGAACCCGCGAAATTCCCTCGTGAAGGAGGCTTACGAAGAAGGTCAAGTAGCAGCGGCAAACCTTCTATGTCGGAGGACATAGTTCAGGCTGCCACTAGCGCTTCAGATATTGATAATGAGGCCTTTGGATCATCGgagaaggaaaatgaaaagagaGAATTGGGCGTTATGGATGAGAAAACCAGAAAGTTAAACGTTGTTGCGGATACAGGATTAGAGAAAAGGGACTATAAAGCTGTAGCAACTTCAAATGCAAAGCCCTTCAAGGCTGTAAAAGATGACGATAAACTAGAGATATCGTACAATGTGCCTGTAGTTGATGCTAGTGTTCGTGCAAACAACATGGAAGGTTCTACCCATGAGCATCAG CCACTAGTAGCTTTGGATCGACGACCAGTGCAAACAACTTCCTGGAAGAGTTGCTGTGGCTTGTTTGAGGTGTTTGCAGGATCGAATAAATAA